GATGACCCACAACAGCTGGTGGCGACCGCTCAACCTGTGGTGGCTGGCCCTCTGGATCGCGGGCGCCGTCTACTACTTCAATATGGGCACCGGCTACGACGGCCTGGTCGAGCGCGCCCTGGGGTTTGCCTACCTCGCCTGGATGTTCCTGCTGGCGTGGCGGTTGGCGATTGAGGGCGGTTCCCCATGGGGCAAGACGGCAGCGACCACCGAGTAGCCATCGCCCGCTCCGCGCTTGCCCGGCCGGGCCCTCACGCACATGCGCCAAACTCGCTTTCCCGGGCGCCGCAGAGAGTCCCCAGGCAGAACAGCCACCCGCGGGTCGCGAGCGCGGCCGCTTGTCGGCGGACCCGCAATCTATACAATTGAGTGTAGATTTAGTCGCACAATGGAATGCGACACCCGGCCGGAGTCGCCCTGCCTGTGGGCCGCTTGCGAAGGGCACATGGGCGAGTGACAGCTCGAGTTTAGGAACGACTATGAAACCGCGAGAACGCCGCGACCCGGTCATCATTCAAGGCGGCATGGGGGTCGCTGTTTCGAGTTGGCGGCTCGCCCGTGCGGTCGCCGAGGCCGGGCAACTGGGGGTCGTGTCGGGCACGGCGCTCGACACCGTGATGGTCCGCCGGCTGCAGCTCGGTGACCCCGGCGGCCACGTCCGCCGGGCGCTCGCGGAGTTCCCCTACCCGGCGATGGCGAGGAAAGTCCTCGACCGCTGCTACGTCGAGGGCGGCTTGGCCAACGGTGCGCCCTTCGTGCGGACCACGGTGCTGCCGCACGAGCCGTCCCAAGACGAGCTCGAGCTAGTGGTGGTCGGCAACTTTGTCGAGGTCTTCCTCGCCAAAGAGGACCACGACGGCCTCGTCGGCGTCAACTACCTCGAGAAGATCCAGACGCCGACGCTCGCCTCGCTGTTCGGCGTCATGCTGGCCGGCGTCGACTACGTGCTGATGGGCGCCGGCATCCCGCGGCTGATCCCCGGCATACTCGACAGCCTGCGGGATGGGCGGCCGGTCGAGCTGCCGCTGCAGGTCGACGGCGCCCAGGACGGCGACGAGTTCGTCTGCCGTTTCGACCCAATGAGCTTCGGCGGCGGGCAGATCCCGTGGCTGAACCGCCCCAAGTTCTTGGCGATCGTCTCGTCGGCGCCGCTCGCGACGATGCTCTGCCGCAAGTCGAATGGCGAGGTCGACGGCTTTGTCATCGAGGGCCCAACCGCCGGTGGCCACAACGCGCCGCCGCGCGGCAGGGCGTCGCTCAACGAACGCGGCGAGCCGATCTACGGCCCGCGCGACGCCGTCGACCTGAAGGCGATCGCCGCCCTCGGCCTGCCGTTCTGGCTGGCCGGCTCCTACGGCTCGCCCGACGGCGTAAAGCGGGCGCTCGAGCTGGGCGCCAGCGGCGTGCAGGTCGGCACGGCGTTCGCCTACTGCCGCGAGTCGGGCTTCCTCGACGTGATCCGCCACGACGTGATCGAGGCGTCTCGCCGCGGCGAGACCGACCTCGTGACCGACCCACTCGCCTCGCCGACCGGGTTCCCGATCAAGGTGCTGCAGGTTGAGGGCTCGATGTCGGACGAAGCCCTGTGCGAGCAACGCAACCGCGTGTGCGACCTCGGCTACCTGCGGCACGCCTACCGCAAGGAGGACGGCACGCTCGGCTGGCGTTGCCCCGGCGAGCCGGTCCCGGCGTACCTCAAGAAGGGGGGCCGGCAGGAAGAGACCGTCGGCCGCAAGTGCGTCTGCAACGGGCTGCTGGCGTGCGTCGGCCTGGAGCAGCGGCGCGGCGGCGGGCGGCACGAGCTGCCGCTCGTGACCAGCGGCGCCGACGTCGCCCACGTCGACCAGTTCCTCCGCGCGGACAAGTCGAGCTACTCGGCCGCCGACGTGATCGAGAATCTGCTAACCGGCGTGCGGGCGGAGCCGCTGCAACCGGC
Above is a window of Posidoniimonas polymericola DNA encoding:
- a CDS encoding nitronate monooxygenase, whose translation is MKPRERRDPVIIQGGMGVAVSSWRLARAVAEAGQLGVVSGTALDTVMVRRLQLGDPGGHVRRALAEFPYPAMARKVLDRCYVEGGLANGAPFVRTTVLPHEPSQDELELVVVGNFVEVFLAKEDHDGLVGVNYLEKIQTPTLASLFGVMLAGVDYVLMGAGIPRLIPGILDSLRDGRPVELPLQVDGAQDGDEFVCRFDPMSFGGGQIPWLNRPKFLAIVSSAPLATMLCRKSNGEVDGFVIEGPTAGGHNAPPRGRASLNERGEPIYGPRDAVDLKAIAALGLPFWLAGSYGSPDGVKRALELGASGVQVGTAFAYCRESGFLDVIRHDVIEASRRGETDLVTDPLASPTGFPIKVLQVEGSMSDEALCEQRNRVCDLGYLRHAYRKEDGTLGWRCPGEPVPAYLKKGGRQEETVGRKCVCNGLLACVGLEQRRGGGRHELPLVTSGADVAHVDQFLRADKSSYSAADVIENLLTGVRAEPLQPA